From the Cryptomeria japonica chromosome 2, Sugi_1.0, whole genome shotgun sequence genome, one window contains:
- the LOC131063000 gene encoding flavonol synthase/flavanone 3-hydroxylase has translation MAAVRVQSLAGSGIASIPAEFIRPLHKRPGANTDGPSVQVPLIDIANISGPAHQGLREKTIADIGSAASEWGLFQVVNHGISEELIQRLEGVGKEFFDLPQEEKEKYSNNVAAGILEGYGTKLAHNIDGKLEWIDYFFHILWPPSKRDFETWPHHPPSYIEVNDEYAKALLEVVNKLLSALSVYLGVEENTMKEELGGEDLEMEMKINYYPPCPQPELALGVEPHTDMSSLTLLVPNEVPGLQVYKDGHWVGVEYVPNAIIVHIGDQLEVLSNGKYKSVLHRSVVSKDKVRMSWPVFCSPPANKVIGPIKELIDEKNPPLYNAKTFAEFKHRKINKLKQ, from the exons ATGGCGGCTGTTAGAGTGCAATCCCTGGCGGGAAGTGGGATTGCGAGCATACCAGCTGAGTTCATAAGGCCACTACACAAGAGGCCCGGGGCCAACACAGACGGCCCTTCTGTGCAGGTTCCACTCATAGATATTGCCAATATAAGTGGCCCTGCACACCAGGGCCTCCGGGAAAAGACCATAGCAGACATTGGAAGTGCTGCTAGTGAATGGGGTCTTTTTCAGGTGGTGAATCATGGAATTTCTGAAGAACTCATCCAACGTCTGGAAGGCGTTGGGAAGGAGTTCTTTGATCTTCCAcaagaagagaaggagaagtatTCTAATAATGTGGCAGCGGGTATTTTGGAGGGCTATGGCACCAAGCTGGCCCATAATATTGATGGAAAGCTGGAGTGGATTGACTACTTTTTCCATATTTTGTGGCCTCCTTCAAAGCGTGACTTCGAAACCTGGCCTCACCATCCTCCTTCTTATAT agaggtgaatgatgaatatgctaaagcacttttggaagtgGTGAATAAGTTGCTTTCAGCCTTGTCTGTCTATCTTGGTGTGGAAGAAAACACCATGAAAGAGGAGCTTGGTGGTGAGGATTTGGAGATGGAGATGAAAATAAATTACTACCCACCATGCCCACAACCAGAACTTGCTTTGGGAGTAGAACCTCATACTGACATGAGTTCATTAACTCTTCTTGTGCCCAACGAAGTTCCAGGGTTGCAGGTCTACAAAGATGGTCATTGGGTAGGCGTAGAATATGTTCCTAATGCTATCATTGTCCATATTGGAGATCAATTGGAG GTTTTGAGCAACGGAAAGTACAAGAGTGTTTTACATCGTAGTGTGGTAAGCAAAGATAAAGTGAGAATGTCATGGCCAGTATTTTGTTCCCCCCCTGCAAATAAAGTTATCGGCCCCATAAAAGAGCTAATTGATGAGAAAAATCCTCCCCTGTATAATGCCAAGACTTTTGCAGAGTTTAAGCATCGGAAGATCAACAAGTTGAAGCAATGA